A genomic stretch from Planctomycetaceae bacterium includes:
- a CDS encoding EAL domain-containing protein: protein MWTCIDYQLDFLAFTACCAAGLFGLLRMGKRCEGEKTAFRACLLTTSILLFCGHRYVQMVDADQRCNLINQMSAFATTYAGETEKLGHASIPNDVTTDDAHYQRLLEAQLRWLRANTLISDIYTMRRTDDNRTLLLIDSETDYDRDGHIDEELEARTIPGEEYDGFDSGTPAKAFNEALSGLPAFISVPYSDQWGLWVTALHPMHDQHGRVEAVLGVDFPAAVWGRQIFNARLSVIGILAVIESILLASAAFATLTRFHLKQQQFAANRLQQFKTTLDQTLDSVFMFRPGDFRFIYVNEGARQLLGYSEEQYLQMTPLDIVPGFSNDDLQKLTRPLTEGTHQLFTFETTHRHINGHEIPVELSLQFVHQSTDTPRFVGIVRDISERKKIEKELMIAARLDRLTGLPNRALFHDRLKLYIERTRQVPGYQFALMFLDFDRFKVVNDSLGHDVGDALLREIAVRLRDNLSTTDSISTLADGTTVSRLGGDEFVVILDDIDGPEAACQSASHLISALGEQYQLGDHAVRSNASIGIVCSHVRYQRPEDMLRDADTAMYEAKARGKACYVVFDDSMREAAQQRQQTETELRSAIGTEQLSVVWQPIVSLEDGKLHGVEAIIRWDHPTRGMIPPEEFLPIAEETRLSLPLSDWVMRTACAQFVDWHLQHVEEAPRYVSINLSERQLMQDHMADHIIQILNSYGMKPQQLQIEVTESEIMAHRVAAGEVLHALSQAGIRLAIDDFGTGYSSLACLQEFPFTVLKMDRTFVANLNDGHDVIAVAHSVVTLAENIGIACIAEGIEDPVQLAVLQSMNCGYGQGNFLCPPGTAEEIALAPWKHCHDLVAELIAPAEPECEVPSMAWRAFIGLED, encoded by the coding sequence ATGTGGACTTGTATCGATTATCAACTCGACTTTCTGGCATTCACAGCATGCTGCGCAGCCGGATTGTTCGGGCTTCTGCGGATGGGCAAACGCTGTGAAGGTGAGAAAACCGCTTTCCGCGCCTGCCTGCTCACCACCTCGATTCTGCTCTTTTGCGGCCATCGCTACGTCCAGATGGTGGATGCCGATCAACGGTGCAACCTCATCAATCAAATGAGCGCATTTGCAACGACCTACGCCGGAGAAACAGAGAAGCTGGGCCACGCGTCGATCCCCAATGATGTCACAACCGATGATGCGCACTACCAGCGGCTTCTGGAAGCCCAGTTGCGATGGTTGCGTGCCAATACTCTGATCAGCGACATCTACACGATGCGCCGGACCGACGATAACCGGACTCTGTTGTTGATTGATTCAGAAACAGACTATGACCGCGACGGACATATCGACGAAGAACTGGAAGCTCGCACTATCCCAGGCGAAGAATACGATGGGTTCGATTCCGGGACCCCTGCAAAGGCGTTTAACGAAGCACTAAGCGGGCTTCCGGCATTTATTTCCGTGCCGTACAGCGACCAGTGGGGACTCTGGGTGACGGCATTGCACCCAATGCATGACCAGCACGGACGTGTCGAGGCAGTTCTGGGTGTTGATTTCCCCGCGGCGGTCTGGGGCCGTCAGATCTTCAACGCCCGTCTGTCAGTCATTGGCATACTTGCTGTCATTGAATCGATTCTGCTGGCATCGGCGGCATTTGCGACACTCACACGATTCCATCTGAAGCAGCAGCAGTTCGCAGCAAATCGGCTCCAGCAGTTCAAGACCACTCTCGACCAGACTCTGGACAGCGTGTTTATGTTCCGCCCGGGGGATTTCCGATTCATCTATGTGAATGAAGGGGCACGACAGCTGCTGGGCTACAGCGAAGAGCAATACCTGCAGATGACGCCTCTGGATATCGTTCCAGGATTCTCAAACGATGATCTTCAAAAACTCACCAGACCGCTGACTGAAGGGACTCATCAGCTCTTCACGTTTGAAACAACACACCGACACATCAACGGGCACGAGATCCCCGTGGAACTCTCGTTGCAATTCGTCCATCAGTCGACCGATACCCCGCGTTTTGTCGGAATTGTTCGCGACATTTCCGAGCGGAAAAAGATCGAGAAAGAACTGATGATTGCAGCCAGGCTCGACCGCCTGACAGGATTGCCGAACCGCGCTCTGTTTCACGATCGTCTGAAGTTGTACATCGAACGAACTCGTCAGGTGCCCGGATATCAGTTTGCCCTGATGTTCCTCGACTTTGACCGCTTCAAAGTCGTCAACGACAGCCTGGGCCACGATGTTGGAGACGCATTGCTCAGGGAAATTGCAGTTCGACTGCGAGACAACCTCAGTACGACAGATTCCATCAGCACACTCGCAGACGGCACGACCGTGTCGCGGCTGGGAGGAGATGAATTTGTTGTGATCCTGGACGATATCGATGGCCCCGAAGCAGCATGTCAGTCCGCTTCCCACCTGATCAGTGCTCTGGGCGAACAGTATCAACTTGGCGATCACGCAGTTCGTTCGAATGCCAGCATCGGAATTGTGTGCAGCCATGTACGTTACCAGCGTCCGGAGGACATGCTTCGTGATGCCGACACGGCAATGTATGAAGCCAAAGCCCGGGGAAAAGCATGCTACGTCGTTTTTGACGACAGTATGCGTGAAGCCGCCCAGCAGAGACAGCAAACCGAAACAGAACTACGGTCCGCGATTGGCACAGAACAACTCTCTGTCGTCTGGCAGCCCATTGTCTCACTCGAAGACGGAAAGCTGCACGGAGTTGAAGCGATCATCCGCTGGGATCATCCAACTCGCGGCATGATTCCTCCGGAAGAATTCCTGCCCATTGCAGAAGAAACCCGGCTCAGCCTTCCGCTGAGCGACTGGGTCATGCGAACCGCCTGCGCACAATTTGTCGACTGGCATTTGCAGCATGTTGAAGAAGCCCCCCGATATGTGAGCATTAATCTGTCTGAACGACAATTGATGCAGGATCACATGGCCGATCACATTATTCAGATCCTGAATTCCTACGGCATGAAGCCGCAACAGTTGCAAATTGAAGTCACAGAATCAGAAATCATGGCCCATCGGGTCGCAGCGGGTGAAGTCCTGCACGCCCTGTCTCAGGCGGGCATCCGACTGGCAATCGACGATTTTGGTACAGGTTATTCATCCCTCGCCTGCCTTCAGGAATTTCCGTTCACCGTTCTGAAGATGGATCGCACATTTGTCGCCAACCTGAACGACGGACATGATGTCATCGCCGTTGCCCATTCGGTTGTGACGCTTGCAGAAAACATTGGCATCGCCTGCATCGCAGAAGGTATTGAAGATCCCGTGCAACTGGCTGTTCTGCAATCCATGAACTGTGGCTACGGGCAGGGCAACTTTCTGTGCCCACCTGGCACAGCAGAAGAAATCGCCCTCGCACCGTGGAAGCACTGCCATGACCTGGTTGCGGAACTGATCGCGCCGGCAGAACCGGAATGCGAAGTTCCTTCAATGGCCTGGCGCGCCTTTATTGGTCTCGAAGATTAG
- a CDS encoding DUF1501 domain-containing protein → MSDPFHASSVCPCLGPREFGSASRRGFLRLGLAGFTSLSLPGLLRMQAINAALSSSNGVKEKKAVIMVWKPGGCSHIDTYDPKPDSGSEYRGPFGTIDTAVPGLQFTELLPMQAKIADKFTVLRSMRQTAGGHPAGSMQMLSGDPDTRDKPKPKYPDWMSVANFLRAQEGPRNNPLPAYVGINPPLEYNGPAYVGDAYAPFVVKGDPNAPNFTVPNIGLGSQQEIQRIDRRTSLRQNLDKLERAFDQRRELEALDQFEEQALTLLTNPATKDAFDLSKEDDRTRDRYGRNTWGQQLLMARRLIEAGVDVLTTSLNGPLCGRVNNWDDHAVNHHVFDAMRFRANAYDQAVSALIEDIYDRGLDKRVLVVVTGEFGRTPKISYAASTGAGNASAPAGTQQPGRDHWPRAFSNIWAGGGIETGRFIGATDKRGEDSIERICSAGDFLATIYHHLGIDARKTLIEDFNGRPTPIVDHGEPIAELIG, encoded by the coding sequence ATGAGCGATCCATTTCATGCTTCGTCAGTTTGTCCGTGCCTCGGGCCACGGGAATTCGGTTCCGCCAGCCGACGCGGATTTCTCCGCCTGGGGCTTGCCGGATTCACAAGTTTGAGTCTTCCCGGACTTCTGCGAATGCAGGCCATCAACGCTGCGCTGTCCTCTTCAAACGGAGTCAAAGAGAAGAAGGCCGTGATTATGGTCTGGAAGCCGGGTGGATGCTCCCACATTGACACGTACGATCCAAAGCCGGACTCCGGCAGCGAATACCGTGGTCCGTTCGGTACCATCGATACAGCGGTGCCGGGACTACAGTTCACAGAACTACTGCCCATGCAGGCGAAAATCGCGGACAAGTTCACAGTGCTGAGATCGATGCGACAAACGGCGGGCGGGCATCCGGCAGGGTCGATGCAGATGCTCTCGGGTGACCCCGATACACGTGACAAGCCAAAGCCGAAGTACCCCGACTGGATGTCGGTTGCAAATTTTCTGCGTGCGCAGGAAGGCCCACGGAATAATCCCCTGCCAGCCTACGTCGGAATCAACCCGCCACTCGAATACAATGGTCCGGCTTATGTCGGAGATGCCTATGCACCCTTCGTCGTCAAAGGCGATCCCAACGCGCCGAACTTTACAGTGCCAAACATCGGGCTTGGCAGCCAGCAGGAAATTCAACGCATCGACCGACGCACCTCCCTGCGTCAGAATCTCGATAAGCTCGAACGCGCTTTCGATCAGCGCCGCGAACTGGAAGCGCTGGATCAGTTTGAAGAACAGGCTCTGACGCTGCTCACCAACCCCGCGACAAAAGACGCATTCGACCTTTCAAAGGAAGACGACAGGACACGCGATCGATATGGCCGAAATACATGGGGACAACAGTTGCTCATGGCAAGGAGGCTGATCGAGGCGGGTGTCGATGTCCTGACTACCAGCCTGAACGGCCCACTTTGCGGGCGGGTCAATAACTGGGACGATCATGCGGTTAACCATCATGTATTTGACGCGATGCGTTTTCGTGCAAATGCTTACGATCAGGCGGTCTCTGCGCTAATCGAAGACATCTACGACCGGGGGCTCGACAAACGCGTGCTGGTCGTCGTCACGGGCGAATTTGGTCGCACTCCGAAAATCAGCTATGCCGCGAGTACGGGAGCGGGCAACGCCAGCGCTCCGGCTGGAACGCAGCAACCGGGTCGCGACCACTGGCCGCGTGCTTTTTCCAATATCTGGGCCGGCGGCGGAATTGAAACCGGTCGATTCATTGGTGCGACGGATAAACGCGGCGAAGATTCCATCGAACGGATCTGCAGCGCTGGTGACTTTCTGGCGACGATCTACCACCACCTTGGTATCGACGCACGAAAGACATTGATCGAAGACTTCAACGGCCGTCCAACACCTATTGTGGACCACGGCGAACCCATCGCCGAACTGATCGGCTGA